One Perca flavescens isolate YP-PL-M2 chromosome 9, PFLA_1.0, whole genome shotgun sequence genomic window carries:
- the nmu gene encoding neuromedin-U: MRTFQSRDQPAQRGASSCLPSLSSSSSGAVSPLSTASVTLTALLILTIPVCKSAPAELQQTDQLLSQIDAVCSSYFSTDLKFWASDILGELCVLMLVQKSKELKVRGNSKRAELQGPGGIQSRGYFLYRPRNGRRSLEYE, from the exons atgcGGACCTTCCAGAGCCGAGATCAGCCTGCGCAGCGCGGAGCCTCCAGCTGCCTGCCCagcctcagcagcagcagcagcggcgccGTGAGTCCCCTCAGCACGGCCAGCGTCACCCTCACAGCCCTGCTCATCCTCACCATCCCAGTCTGCAAAA GTGCTCCAGCAGAACTTCAGCAAACAGATCAACTACTCAGCCAG ATAGACGCCGTGTGCTCATCCTACTTCTCTACAGACCTGAAATTTTGG GCATCTGATATCTTAGGAGAACTCTGTGTCTTGATGCTGGTTCAGAAGTCAAAG GAGTTAAAAGTGCGAGGAAATAGTAAAAGG GCTGAACTCCAGGGACCTGGGGGAATCCAGAGCAGAGGTTACTTCCTCTATCGG CCACGAAATGGAAGACGATCCTTAGAATATGAGTAA